In one Lolium rigidum isolate FL_2022 chromosome 3, APGP_CSIRO_Lrig_0.1, whole genome shotgun sequence genomic region, the following are encoded:
- the LOC124694566 gene encoding transcription factor BHLH3-like: MDKFDEESFLDELMSLRRPKQAPEPWQATYPGSSTMMSDLIFYGGDQGASEPRRDMDIGPFLEPMAPPRPQDEFSFDYLSEVCDPYRSFVPGVVDAAGQALAHPFNDALPDDDMQLFHAGGSSSSPMTFIFQGGDIGEMNGIIRGAPGVHPRSKLNGGAPSKNLMAERRRRKRLNDRLSMLRSIVPKISKMDRTSILGDTIDYVKDLKEQIKTLKGEIGTTPGELNLLNTAKNFSSGINEEMMPMRNPIKFDVEKRPGGGMRIEICCAANPGALLSTVCALEVLGLEIEQCVMSCFSDFSMQASCSQEEGKRQVIRTDEIKQALYRSAGYGGRCI; this comes from the exons ATGGATAAGTTTGACGAGGAGTCGTTCTTGGACGAGCTCATGTCGCTGCGGCGGCCGAAGCAGGCGCCGGAGCCGTGGCAGGCGACGTACCCAGGCAGTAGCACGATGATGAGCGACCTCATCTTCTACGGCGGCGACCAGGGCGCCTCCGAGCCGAGGAGAGACATGGACATCGGGCCGTTTCTAGAGCCCATGGCGCCTCCGCGCCCGCAAGATGAGTTCAGCTTCGACTACTTGAGCGAAGTGTGCGACCCATACAGGAGCTTCGTCCCTGGGGTTGTCGACGCGGCCGGCCAGGCGCTCGCTCATCCCTTCAACGACGCCTTGCCGGATGACGACATGCAGCTGTTTCATGCTGGTGGGTCCTCGTCGTCCCCCATGACGTTCATCTTCCAAGGAGGGGACATTGGGGAGATGAACGGCATCATCAGAGGCGCTCCCGGTGTCCACCCTAGGAGCAAGCTCAACGGCGGCGCTCCCTCGAAGAACCTCATGgccgagaggcggcggcggaagcggctCAACGACCGTCTGTCCATGCTCCGCTCCATCGTGCCCAAGATTAGCAAG ATGGACAGGACTTCGATCCTTGGGGACACCATAGACTACGTGAAGGACCTCAAGGAGCAAATCAAAACCCTCAAGGGGGAGATCGGCACCACGCCGGGGGAACTGAACCTGCTGAACACAGCGAAAAATTTCTCCAGTGGTATCAACGAGGAAATGATGCCAATGAGGAATCCCATTAAG TTTGATGTCGAGAAGCGACCCGGCGGCGGCATGAGGATCGAGATCTGCTGCGCGGCGAACCCCGGGGCGCTGCTCTCGACGGTGTGCGCGCTGGAGGTGCTGGGGCTAGAGATCGAGCAGTGCGTCATGAGCTGCTTCAGTGACTTCAGCATGCAGGCTTCCTGCTCACAA GAGGAAGGGAAGAGGCAAGTAATAAGGACCGACGAGATCAAGCAGGCATTGTACAGGAGTGCCGGCTATGGAGGTAGATGTATCTAA